The following coding sequences lie in one Bordetella genomosp. 9 genomic window:
- the lysS gene encoding lysine--tRNA ligase, whose product MTDTSNATAAQDENRLIAERRAKLAKLRESGPAFPNDFTPDARAAELHAQYDEADQETLTTLGKVVKVAGRMMLKRVMGKASFATVQDASGRIQIYLDRGVLGDDAYAAFKQWDIGDVIGVEGSVFKTNKGELSIHATQARLLAKSLRPLPDKFHGVADQELRYRQRYVDLIMTESTRRTFEARSKAVGAIRQYMLQAGFLEVETPMLHPIPGGAAAKPFITHHNALDMEMFLRIAPELYLKRLVVGGFDRVFEINRNFRNEGVSPRHNPEFTMMEFYAAYTDYRWLMDFTEQLIRQAAIGATGSAVLTYQGRELDLGQPFDRLTICEAILKYAPDYTQAQLDDAAFLRQELKRLKVDVDAPPLARAGLGALQLALFEETAEAQLWNPTYIIDYPVEVSPLARASDTRPGITERFELFITGREIANGFSELNDPEDQAERFRAQVEAKDAGDEEAMYYDADYIRALEYGMPPTGGCGIGIDRLVMLLTDSPSIRDVILFPHLRRED is encoded by the coding sequence ATGACCGACACTTCGAACGCCACTGCCGCGCAGGACGAGAACCGGCTGATCGCCGAACGGCGCGCCAAGCTGGCCAAGCTGCGCGAAAGCGGCCCGGCCTTTCCCAATGACTTCACGCCGGACGCCCGCGCCGCCGAGCTGCACGCCCAATACGACGAGGCGGACCAGGAAACGCTGACCACGCTCGGCAAGGTCGTCAAAGTGGCCGGCCGCATGATGCTCAAGCGCGTCATGGGCAAGGCAAGCTTCGCGACGGTGCAGGACGCCAGCGGCCGTATCCAGATCTACCTGGACCGCGGCGTGCTGGGCGACGACGCCTATGCCGCGTTCAAGCAGTGGGACATCGGCGACGTCATCGGCGTCGAAGGCTCGGTCTTCAAGACGAACAAGGGCGAACTGTCCATCCATGCCACGCAGGCGCGCCTGCTGGCCAAGTCGCTGCGCCCGTTGCCCGACAAATTCCACGGCGTTGCCGACCAGGAATTGCGCTATCGCCAGCGCTACGTCGACCTCATCATGACGGAATCGACCCGGCGCACGTTCGAAGCGCGCAGCAAGGCGGTGGGCGCCATCCGGCAGTACATGCTGCAGGCCGGCTTTCTGGAAGTGGAAACGCCGATGCTGCATCCGATCCCTGGCGGTGCGGCCGCCAAGCCGTTCATCACCCATCACAATGCGCTGGACATGGAAATGTTCCTGCGCATCGCCCCGGAGCTCTACCTGAAGCGGCTGGTCGTCGGCGGTTTCGACCGGGTCTTCGAAATCAATCGGAACTTCCGCAATGAGGGCGTCAGCCCGCGTCACAATCCGGAGTTCACGATGATGGAGTTCTACGCCGCGTACACCGACTATCGCTGGCTCATGGACTTCACCGAACAGCTGATTCGCCAGGCCGCGATCGGGGCAACCGGCAGCGCCGTGCTGACCTATCAGGGGCGGGAACTGGACCTGGGCCAGCCTTTCGACCGGCTGACCATCTGTGAAGCGATCCTGAAATACGCGCCGGATTACACGCAGGCGCAGCTGGACGACGCGGCGTTCCTCCGCCAGGAACTGAAGCGCCTGAAGGTGGATGTGGATGCGCCGCCGTTGGCCCGCGCCGGGCTAGGCGCCCTGCAGCTGGCGCTTTTCGAGGAAACCGCGGAAGCGCAGCTATGGAACCCGACGTACATCATCGACTACCCGGTGGAGGTGTCGCCGCTGGCCCGCGCCTCCGACACGCGGCCCGGCATCACCGAACGCTTTGAGCTGTTCATCACCGGCCGTGAGATCGCCAACGGTTTCTCCGAGCTGAACGACCCGGAAGACCAGGCGGAACGCTTCCGTGCGCAGGTGGAAGCGAAGGACGCGGGCGACGAAGAAGCCATGTACTACGACGCGGATTACATTCGCGCGCTTGAATACGGCATGCCTCCCACGGGCGGCTGCGGAATCGGCATCGACCGGCTGGTCATGCTGCTGACCGACAGCCCCAGCATCCGTGACGTCATCCTGTTCCCGCACCTGCGCCGGGAAGACTGA
- a CDS encoding SDR family oxidoreductase, whose protein sequence is MPQSVVVLTGASRGLGAALARELAQPGVRLITLARRQDPELAAHAAARGAALEQMAVDLSDPQGAADAAERIAAQLPRDAGRYVLVNNAGTVSPVAPVDGLDHPAAITQALNLNVVAVMLLTSRFLAATRGLAAERRVLNISSGAGRNPTSGWGVYCATKAALDMYTRVAKQEHGEGDARFVSLAPGVVDTDMQAAIRASDPGAFPALPRFQDLHAGGKLSSPADVAARIAAYLERDDFGATEIDDIRNYN, encoded by the coding sequence ATGCCTCAATCCGTAGTCGTTCTGACTGGCGCATCGCGCGGCCTTGGGGCTGCTTTGGCGCGGGAACTGGCTCAGCCGGGCGTCCGGCTTATCACGCTGGCGCGCCGGCAGGATCCGGAACTGGCTGCGCACGCCGCCGCGCGTGGCGCGGCGCTGGAACAGATGGCCGTCGATCTTTCCGATCCCCAGGGGGCGGCCGATGCGGCGGAGCGGATCGCGGCGCAATTGCCGCGTGACGCCGGACGGTACGTGCTGGTGAACAACGCGGGGACTGTCAGCCCGGTCGCCCCAGTGGACGGCCTGGATCACCCCGCGGCAATTACGCAGGCATTGAATCTGAACGTCGTGGCGGTGATGCTGCTGACTTCGCGTTTCCTGGCTGCCACCCGCGGGCTGGCGGCAGAACGGCGGGTGCTGAACATCTCGTCCGGGGCGGGCCGCAATCCCACTTCGGGTTGGGGCGTATATTGCGCCACCAAGGCCGCGCTGGACATGTACACCCGTGTCGCGAAGCAGGAGCACGGCGAAGGCGATGCCAGATTCGTCTCCCTGGCCCCCGGCGTGGTGGACACCGACATGCAGGCGGCCATCCGCGCAAGCGACCCCGGCGCCTTCCCCGCCCTGCCCCGCTTCCAGGACCTGCACGCGGGCGGCAAGCTGTCTTCGCCGGCCGACGTCGCGGCGCGAATCGCTGCCTATCTCGAACGCGACGATTTCGGCGCGACCGAAATCGACGACATCCGCAATTACAACTAG
- the prfB gene encoding peptide chain release factor 2 (programmed frameshift), translating to MEAERQNQIAARLADYAAREQALRRYLDYDAKAERLQVVNAELESPDVWNDPKHAQDLGREKKSLEDVVLTLSELGSGLADAAELFELAAADEDDATLISIEGDADQFQKKLEALEFRRMFSNPADPLNCFLDIQAGAGGTEAQDWASMLLRQYLKYCERKGFKAEVLEESEGEVAGIKSATLKIEGEYAFGYLRTETGVHRLVRKSPFDSSGGRHTSFASVFVYPEVDDSFEIEINPADLRVDTYRASGAGGQHINKTDSAVRITHMPTGIVVQCQNDRSQHRNRAEAMQMLKSRLYELEMRNRMAEQQKLEDSKTDVGWGHQIRSYVLDQSRIKDLRTNVEISNTQKVLDGDLDPFIEASLKQGV from the exons ATGGAAGCCGAACGTCAGAACCAGATCGCCGCCCGACTCGCCGACTACGCGGCACGCGAGCAGGCGCTACGGAGGTATCTT GACTACGATGCCAAAGCCGAGCGCCTGCAGGTCGTAAACGCCGAGCTCGAAAGTCCGGACGTCTGGAACGACCCCAAGCATGCCCAGGACCTTGGCCGCGAAAAGAAGAGCCTGGAAGACGTCGTCCTGACGCTTTCCGAGCTGGGCAGCGGCCTGGCCGATGCCGCCGAGCTTTTCGAACTGGCGGCAGCCGATGAAGACGACGCCACGCTGATTTCCATCGAAGGCGACGCCGACCAATTCCAGAAAAAGCTCGAAGCGCTGGAATTCCGCCGGATGTTCTCCAATCCGGCCGACCCGCTGAACTGCTTCCTGGACATCCAGGCCGGCGCTGGCGGCACGGAAGCCCAGGATTGGGCATCGATGCTGCTTCGCCAGTACCTGAAGTACTGCGAACGCAAGGGATTCAAGGCCGAAGTGCTGGAAGAATCCGAAGGCGAAGTCGCGGGCATCAAGTCCGCCACCCTGAAGATCGAAGGCGAATACGCTTTCGGTTACCTGCGCACCGAAACGGGCGTGCACCGGCTGGTGCGCAAAAGCCCCTTCGACTCGTCCGGCGGCCGGCACACGTCCTTCGCCAGCGTGTTCGTGTACCCAGAGGTGGACGACTCTTTCGAGATCGAGATCAATCCAGCGGATCTGCGCGTCGACACCTACCGCGCCAGCGGCGCGGGCGGCCAGCACATCAACAAGACCGATTCTGCAGTACGCATTACACACATGCCGACCGGCATCGTCGTGCAGTGCCAGAACGACCGGTCGCAGCATCGCAACCGGGCGGAAGCCATGCAAATGCTGAAGTCGCGGCTGTACGAGCTGGAAATGCGCAACCGCATGGCGGAACAGCAGAAGCTGGAAGACTCCAAGACCGACGTGGGCTGGGGTCATCAGATCCGCTCCTACGTGCTGGACCAGAGCCGCATCAAGGACTTGCGGACCAACGTGGAAATCTCCAACACGCAAAAGGTTCTGGACGGCGACCTGGACCCGTTCATCGAAGCCAGTTTGAAGCAAGGTGTGTAG
- a CDS encoding MFS transporter, with translation METVITPDAAPSSASAEDRLYRKVTLRLVPFLVLCYVVAYLDRVNVGFAKLQMLQDLKFSDTVYGLGAGIFFLGYFLFEVPSNIILHRVGARRWIARIMITWGVISAAMIFVTTPGMFYLLRFLLGLAEAGFFPGIILYLTYWFPHARRGRITTFFMTAVPLSGLIGGPVSGWIMHTFHGDHGMAGWQWLFILEGIPSVIIGLIVLFWLDDRISQAKWLTENERAILSRNIEAEEKVKEDPPLRAAMTKPRVWAMASIYFSFVMGLYGVGFWMPTLIRNTGVQDPLSIGLLTAIPNLFAVIGMILIARSSDRQHERRWHLAIPSLIGAAGLVVSAMWSGNTWIAILALTVANVGICTVLPLFWSLPTAVLGGTAAAAGIALINSVSNLAGFISPYLVGWLKDTTGSTNSGIYVLAACLCVGALVALAQPAKLVNR, from the coding sequence ATGGAAACCGTGATCACCCCCGATGCTGCGCCGTCATCGGCCAGCGCCGAAGACCGGCTGTACCGGAAAGTGACGCTGCGCCTGGTGCCGTTTCTGGTGCTTTGTTATGTCGTGGCCTATCTGGACCGCGTCAACGTCGGCTTCGCCAAGCTGCAGATGCTGCAGGACCTGAAGTTCAGCGACACAGTCTATGGGCTGGGCGCCGGGATTTTCTTCCTGGGCTATTTCCTTTTCGAAGTGCCCAGCAACATCATCCTGCACCGGGTGGGTGCGCGCCGCTGGATCGCCCGCATCATGATTACGTGGGGCGTGATTTCGGCGGCCATGATTTTCGTGACGACGCCCGGCATGTTCTACCTGCTGCGGTTTCTGCTGGGCCTGGCGGAAGCGGGCTTTTTTCCGGGCATCATCCTGTATCTGACGTATTGGTTTCCGCACGCGCGCCGCGGCCGTATCACGACCTTCTTCATGACGGCCGTGCCATTGTCCGGCCTGATCGGCGGGCCGGTATCCGGTTGGATCATGCACACTTTCCATGGCGACCACGGGATGGCCGGCTGGCAGTGGCTGTTCATCCTGGAAGGCATCCCGTCCGTGATCATCGGGCTGATCGTGCTGTTCTGGCTGGATGACCGCATTTCGCAAGCCAAATGGCTGACCGAAAACGAGCGCGCCATCCTCTCGCGCAATATCGAAGCTGAGGAAAAGGTGAAAGAAGACCCGCCCCTGCGCGCCGCCATGACCAAGCCGCGCGTCTGGGCCATGGCAAGCATCTATTTTTCGTTCGTGATGGGTCTGTATGGCGTCGGTTTCTGGATGCCGACCCTGATCCGCAATACCGGCGTGCAGGACCCGCTGTCTATCGGGTTGCTGACGGCCATACCAAACCTGTTCGCGGTGATCGGCATGATTCTGATCGCGCGTAGCTCCGACCGTCAGCATGAGCGCCGCTGGCACCTGGCGATTCCTTCGCTGATCGGCGCAGCGGGGCTGGTGGTGTCGGCCATGTGGAGCGGCAATACCTGGATCGCCATCCTGGCGCTCACCGTCGCGAACGTGGGGATCTGCACGGTGCTGCCTTTGTTCTGGAGTCTGCCCACGGCTGTTCTCGGAGGCACGGCGGCGGCGGCTGGCATCGCGCTGATCAATTCGGTCAGCAACCTTGCCGGATTCATCAGCCCCTATTTGGTCGGCTGGCTAAAGGATACGACGGGGTCGACGAACAGCGGCATTTACGTCCTGGCAGCCTGCCTGTGCGTGGGGGCGCTAGTTGCGTTGGCGCAGCCAGCGAAATTGGTGAACCGCTAG
- the recJ gene encoding single-stranded-DNA-specific exonuclease RecJ, with protein MVAPRLTIRRGDPGVCRALEAAGIHPLLARLWAARGVVHPQDTRLGWAAMLPPAGLTRADHAAAILADAIAQGRRMLIVADYDCDGATACAVALRALRAMGAIVDFLVPNRFETGYGLSPAVVELACRHPAGKPDLIVTVDNGIASVEGVASANAQGIGVVITDHHLPGDRLPDALAIVNPNQPGCGFPSKNLAGVGVVFYLMLALRAELRRRGIYASDGGPRLDALSDLVALGTVADVVKLDANNRLLVTQGLQRIRSGRMQPGLRALFAVAGREPRTASAFDLGFALGPRINAAGRLSDMSLGIACLTTDDEGQALEIARELDTINRERRTIEAAMREQAMAAAGDPAMATGATVCVYDDSWHQGVVGLVASRLKDQFWRPALAFAPAGEDELRGSGRSIPDVHLRDALDLVSKRDPALIRKFGGHAMAAGVTVGRADFPRFAPAFDAAVRELTGRDDFEPLLETDGPLETGYANAEVAGLLQQQVWGSGFAAPLFLDTFQVRAQRLLGDKHLKLTLERGAQRFDAIWFGQTRLLPDTVDVAYRLEQNVWNGRVSVQLVVEHAG; from the coding sequence GTGGTCGCCCCGCGCCTGACCATTCGCCGTGGCGATCCCGGCGTCTGCAGGGCGCTGGAAGCCGCCGGCATCCATCCGCTGCTGGCGCGCCTGTGGGCCGCCCGCGGCGTCGTACATCCCCAAGATACCCGCCTCGGTTGGGCGGCCATGCTGCCGCCTGCCGGCCTGACGCGGGCGGACCATGCCGCCGCCATCCTCGCCGACGCCATCGCCCAAGGCCGCCGCATGCTGATCGTGGCGGACTACGACTGCGACGGCGCAACGGCATGCGCTGTCGCCTTGCGCGCGTTGCGCGCCATGGGAGCCATCGTTGACTTCCTGGTCCCCAACCGCTTCGAGACCGGCTATGGCCTGTCCCCCGCCGTTGTGGAACTGGCTTGCCGCCATCCGGCGGGCAAGCCCGATCTCATCGTCACGGTGGACAACGGCATTGCCAGCGTGGAAGGCGTGGCCAGCGCCAATGCGCAGGGCATCGGCGTGGTCATCACGGATCACCACCTGCCGGGAGACCGCCTGCCCGACGCCCTGGCTATCGTCAACCCCAACCAGCCGGGTTGCGGATTCCCGTCGAAGAACCTGGCCGGCGTCGGCGTCGTGTTCTACCTGATGCTGGCGCTGCGGGCCGAACTGCGCCGGCGCGGCATATATGCATCCGACGGCGGGCCGCGGCTGGACGCGCTGTCCGACCTGGTCGCGCTGGGCACCGTGGCCGACGTCGTCAAGCTGGACGCAAACAATCGGTTGCTCGTCACGCAGGGCCTGCAGCGCATCCGTTCCGGACGCATGCAGCCCGGCTTGCGCGCCCTGTTCGCCGTGGCGGGCCGAGAACCGAGGACGGCCAGCGCCTTCGATCTGGGCTTTGCCCTGGGCCCGCGCATCAACGCGGCAGGACGTCTGTCGGACATGAGTCTGGGGATCGCCTGCCTGACGACGGACGATGAAGGACAGGCACTGGAGATTGCACGCGAGCTCGATACGATCAACCGCGAACGCCGGACCATCGAGGCAGCCATGCGCGAACAAGCGATGGCGGCGGCTGGCGATCCCGCGATGGCGACGGGCGCGACGGTTTGCGTCTACGACGATAGCTGGCACCAAGGCGTGGTCGGGTTGGTGGCCTCCCGGTTGAAAGACCAGTTCTGGCGCCCCGCGCTCGCGTTCGCGCCCGCCGGCGAGGACGAATTGCGCGGCTCAGGCCGTTCGATTCCGGACGTGCACCTGCGCGATGCGCTGGACCTCGTCTCCAAGCGCGATCCGGCGCTGATCCGCAAGTTCGGCGGCCACGCCATGGCGGCCGGCGTTACCGTGGGCCGGGCCGACTTTCCGCGCTTCGCGCCGGCCTTCGACGCCGCCGTGCGGGAATTGACCGGACGCGACGATTTCGAGCCCCTGCTGGAAACCGACGGTCCGCTCGAAACCGGCTACGCGAATGCCGAAGTGGCTGGACTGCTGCAGCAACAGGTATGGGGTTCCGGTTTTGCCGCGCCGCTGTTTTTGGATACCTTCCAGGTAAGGGCGCAGCGCCTTCTCGGCGATAAGCATTTGAAGCTCACGCTGGAGCGCGGCGCGCAGCGCTTCGATGCCATCTGGTTCGGCCAGACGCGGCTGCTGCCGGACACGGTCGATGTGGCATACCGCCTGGAACAGAACGTTTGGAACGGCCGCGTGTCGGTCCAGCTGGTGGTGGAGCACGCCGGCTAG
- a CDS encoding lipoprotein-releasing ABC transporter permease subunit — MARIRQRRGRRDRFISFIAASSMAGIALGVAALIIVLSVMNGFQKDVRDRMLSVLPHIELYVPGGSPEAILTQWQALAQAAERNKEVRAAAPFVAAQGMIVRGEALRGVQVRGIDPQVEGKVSDIPKQMVAGNLDDLKPGSFGIVLGRDLASDMGLSVGDTVLLLAPQASISPAGFAPRMRQFTVAGIFSSGHYEYDSSLAFVDDQDAAKVFRDSGTAGVRLRIADMQQAPQVAAELSRQLPPYVSASDWTRNNRTWFAAVQTEKRMMFLILALIVAVAAFNLLSSLVMAVKDKQSDIAILRTLGANPSEVARIFLVQGALIGVVGTLLGVLGGMLIAYNIDVIVPFIERLLGIHFLPRQIYFISELPSDPEMRDIVTIAITSLVLSLLATIYPSWRASRLQPAQVLRHD, encoded by the coding sequence ATGGCTCGTATCCGCCAGCGTCGCGGCCGCCGCGACCGGTTCATTTCCTTCATCGCGGCCAGTTCGATGGCGGGCATCGCGCTGGGTGTGGCCGCGCTCATCATAGTCCTGTCGGTGATGAACGGCTTCCAGAAGGACGTGCGCGACCGCATGTTATCGGTGCTGCCTCACATCGAGCTCTATGTGCCCGGCGGCAGCCCGGAAGCCATTCTGACGCAATGGCAGGCGCTGGCCCAGGCCGCGGAACGGAACAAGGAAGTCCGGGCCGCCGCGCCCTTCGTCGCGGCACAAGGCATGATCGTGCGAGGCGAGGCCCTGCGCGGCGTGCAGGTGCGCGGCATCGATCCGCAGGTGGAAGGCAAGGTTTCGGATATTCCCAAGCAGATGGTCGCCGGCAACCTGGATGACCTGAAGCCCGGGTCCTTCGGCATCGTGCTGGGACGCGATCTGGCCAGCGACATGGGCCTGTCGGTGGGAGACACCGTGCTGTTGCTGGCGCCCCAGGCGTCCATCAGTCCGGCCGGTTTCGCCCCGCGTATGCGTCAGTTCACCGTGGCGGGCATTTTCTCGTCGGGCCATTACGAATACGATTCTTCGCTGGCTTTTGTCGACGACCAGGACGCCGCCAAGGTGTTCCGCGATAGCGGCACCGCCGGTGTCCGGCTGCGCATCGCCGACATGCAACAGGCGCCGCAAGTCGCGGCGGAACTGTCGCGCCAACTGCCGCCGTATGTGTCGGCCAGCGACTGGACGCGCAACAACCGCACGTGGTTCGCGGCCGTGCAGACGGAAAAGCGGATGATGTTCCTGATCCTGGCGTTGATCGTGGCCGTGGCCGCGTTCAACCTGCTGTCCTCGCTGGTGATGGCGGTGAAGGACAAGCAATCCGATATCGCCATTCTTCGCACCCTTGGCGCCAACCCGTCGGAGGTCGCGCGGATTTTCCTGGTGCAGGGCGCGCTGATCGGCGTCGTCGGCACACTGCTCGGCGTACTGGGCGGCATGCTGATCGCGTACAACATCGACGTCATCGTGCCTTTCATCGAACGCCTGCTCGGCATACATTTCCTGCCCCGGCAGATCTACTTCATCAGCGAGCTGCCCTCGGATCCGGAGATGCGCGACATCGTCACCATTGCCATTACGTCGCTGGTTCTTTCGCTGCTGGCGACCATCTATCCCAGCTGGCGCGCGTCGCGCCTGCAGCCGGCCCAGGTGTTGCGCCATGACTGA
- a CDS encoding ABC transporter ATP-binding protein, translating into MTEYALHAENLTKVYDEGPARIEVLRDVSVSIHRGEMLAIVGASGSGKSTLLHILGLLDVPTRGTVTVDGVAAAGLTESAKSELRNRSLGFVYQFHHLLAEFSALDNVAMPLIVRRMPRDAAREQARVVLQQVGLAAREHHFPGQLSGGERQRVALARALVTRPVCVLADEPTGNLDRNTAHSMFELLTRVNKESGTAFAIVTHDRELASRADRQLAMEQGRLV; encoded by the coding sequence ATGACTGAGTACGCGCTGCATGCGGAGAACCTGACCAAGGTCTATGACGAAGGTCCTGCTCGCATCGAGGTGCTGCGGGACGTCAGCGTGTCGATCCACCGCGGCGAGATGCTGGCCATCGTGGGCGCATCGGGGTCCGGCAAGAGCACCCTGCTTCATATCCTGGGGCTGCTCGACGTGCCGACGCGCGGCACGGTCACTGTGGATGGCGTGGCGGCCGCGGGCCTGACGGAGTCCGCGAAAAGCGAGCTGCGCAATCGCAGCCTGGGGTTCGTCTACCAGTTCCACCATCTGCTCGCCGAGTTTTCGGCGCTGGACAACGTCGCGATGCCGCTGATCGTGCGGCGGATGCCGCGCGACGCGGCGCGCGAGCAGGCGCGGGTGGTGCTGCAGCAGGTTGGATTGGCCGCCCGCGAACACCACTTTCCAGGCCAGTTGTCCGGCGGCGAACGGCAGCGCGTCGCGCTGGCGCGCGCGCTGGTGACGCGGCCGGTCTGCGTGCTGGCCGACGAACCGACCGGCAACCTGGACCGCAATACCGCGCACAGCATGTTCGAGTTGCTCACGCGCGTGAACAAGGAATCGGGTACGGCCTTTGCTATCGTCACCCACGATCGTGAACTGGCCAGCCGCGCCGATCGGCAACTCGCAATGGAGCAGGGCCGGTTGGTGTAG
- a CDS encoding TatD family hydrolase: MLIDTHCHLDAQEFDTDRSHVVAQSAAAGVRAVVIPAVGRGNFQTVRDLAHAMPGGAYALGIHPLFVGAAWDDDLAALRAAVEAAMDDPRFVAIGEIGLDFFVKEIASGAAREKQERYYAAQLDLAAEFGLPVLLHVRRSQDIILKHLRRHHGLHGIAHAFNGSEQQARAFIDLGFALGIGGAMTYPRALQIRRHAQQWGLEHLVLETDSPDIPPAWLHPPDRRNTPAQVAGVAQALAELRGVDVMAVAAGTAATALRVLPRLVPVVH, from the coding sequence ATGCTGATCGACACCCACTGCCACCTCGACGCCCAGGAATTCGACACCGACCGCAGCCATGTGGTGGCGCAGTCTGCCGCGGCCGGGGTGCGCGCGGTGGTGATTCCGGCAGTGGGGCGCGGCAACTTCCAGACCGTGCGCGATCTGGCGCACGCGATGCCGGGCGGCGCCTATGCGCTCGGCATTCACCCCCTGTTCGTCGGCGCGGCGTGGGATGACGACCTTGCCGCGCTGCGCGCCGCCGTGGAGGCGGCGATGGACGACCCGCGCTTCGTGGCGATTGGCGAAATCGGGCTGGACTTCTTCGTCAAGGAAATCGCCAGCGGCGCCGCGCGGGAAAAGCAGGAGCGGTACTACGCCGCCCAGCTCGATCTTGCGGCGGAATTCGGTTTGCCGGTGCTGCTGCACGTGCGCCGTTCGCAGGACATCATCCTCAAGCACCTGCGTCGTCATCATGGCCTGCACGGGATCGCACATGCCTTCAACGGCAGCGAACAACAGGCGCGCGCTTTCATCGACCTGGGTTTTGCGCTGGGCATCGGCGGCGCGATGACATATCCCCGCGCCTTGCAGATACGGCGGCACGCGCAGCAGTGGGGGCTGGAGCACCTGGTTCTGGAGACCGACTCCCCTGACATCCCTCCGGCGTGGCTGCATCCGCCGGATCGACGCAATACGCCCGCTCAGGTGGCCGGCGTGGCGCAAGCGTTGGCGGAGTTGCGCGGCGTGGATGTCATGGCCGTGGCTGCGGGGACGGCGGCGACTGCTTTGCGGGTGTTGCCGCGGCTCGTGCCCGTGGTGCATTGA
- a CDS encoding DUF4148 domain-containing protein, which produces MQAKTIATALILSFAAIGAAQAGTPRGDTDNEPFQGVYGQNESSASRDQVLADLQQARAAGLTGNGDIDNAPFAAAADSGVTRAQVAAEASQANSSTDIAFGDIDNQPFQGV; this is translated from the coding sequence ATGCAAGCCAAGACCATCGCCACCGCATTGATTCTTTCCTTTGCCGCCATCGGCGCCGCGCAAGCCGGCACGCCGCGCGGAGATACGGACAACGAGCCCTTCCAAGGCGTCTACGGGCAGAACGAAAGCAGCGCCAGCCGCGACCAAGTGCTGGCCGATCTGCAACAGGCCCGCGCCGCTGGCCTGACCGGCAACGGCGACATCGACAACGCGCCTTTCGCCGCCGCAGCCGACAGCGGCGTGACGCGCGCGCAGGTTGCCGCCGAAGCGTCGCAAGCCAACAGTTCCACGGATATCGCCTTTGGCGATATCGACAACCAGCCGTTCCAGGGCGTGTGA